The region TTAATGATAGAGTCCTGTGAATTTGGGGGttataccccatcaaaggatAAAGAGGAATTGGAGGCAAGCAAGAGTGGAAAAAACACAAGTCAAAGGATGAAGCCGACAAGAGAAGTTGGTCTGGTCGATAGGCCATTCCGTCGACTGAGGTGAAGTTTGAGACTTAAAGAATTATAGTCAAATATGTAGAAGACAGCATCACCCTAAtgtctgggcgggagaaatttgaaatttaaaaataaCCAGCAATTACAAGAAGAATAAGAGCGCCAAAATCTAGAGTAGTTAGCAAGACATGGGTGCAACGATTGTGCAGATCGTGTGACATAACAtctgctagtttctaggagtttTAACTTATGAGCAGTTCCattagtttagtataaatagaatGTCCCACGAGGGGCTCAGGGTGTTCACTTTGTATTGAAAATCACTCGTAAAaaaacttcccattcccagcgggaggaagcaagagttttttaGAGTGCTATGTACATGAATCACCATATTTATTTCAATGgaacttccttacttttcaattgttcccgttgaacattttatcttcatttcatttacttttgagttatcattttacgttgtcgtttacgctgtGGACAAtaattctattacgataatagagtttaccaaaagcgtgttcgtcgtaTACCTCTTTTGAATGCTATAgcgttgtcggtcacgagtcacctataggctGTAACATTGTCTAAAtcgttcgtgtggaaaaaccctacgcttgttcgacactttgttaggaaccgttcctcacaaagtcattcTGTCGAGTTGGACAAGCTTaacttgcactagcacatgtcctgGGATCAACTagtcgatcctgcaagtaaccctttattttaaagcctagggaggaccagcggttgtttaccaatttccacagtaaacaaaatggcaaACCCGGTGTGACCGTGCTAGAGCAGTTgcgaaattgcatgaaacttagaagtggcaaactGTATAGTAAGCCACGAAATATTATGAAAATGTCAGAAACTAACACGGATGAAGTACCACGAGGAACTTTATCCACTACGGAAACAGTAGTCTCACAGGTTGCCATTTTGCCACCGATGACAAGTGCAGCCTTAACCATGTCGACTACGGGTGCGGCTGGAACATCAATTCCTCAGCCTCCACCGGGGGGTTCAGGATCAACAATAACGATgttcagaccttatgtgcctcgctttggcaccacaaATCCTCTTTATGAAATTCCGTATTCTTTAATGCCAGGATATCAGTCGACATCTAGTGCAACACTGTTTTCAGATACAAATCCTTCCTTGCAAGGATCGACACAAGGGGGGCAACATGAGGAATACTACTCAGAACAGAACCATGTCGTTGTCGAACACTTCAGTAGCGGTGTTGAGACAGCAAATGGACGATAGTAACCATGAATTGGTTAACATGTTGACCAACCAGATGGCCACAGTCTTTAATCCACTAATACAAGAGTCTGCTGAAACAAATAGGTAGGTGGCGAACCAATCGACACGCTTATGCAATTTTCTGGGGGCACCGGCTCGACAGATGACACAAATGATTAGACCGACTGTTCTTGTGCAGATGGAGATAGGGGCAGCGGAGGAGGAGACAGTCCACGAAGGGAAAATCATTAGACCCCTTCAAAATCAAGGCGTCGAGTCAGGAGTCGCGGGACGTAACCAGATGATAATGGTCAACCGACACCAGGATGCTGATCAAGTTGTCGATCACATCGACAAGAAGACTTGgcagtggaaaataatttgacaactattgtcgaaaggattatggctagaaaTGGCATGGGTGCTACATTGCAAAGGCCATTATACGCCTCCCCACTAGCTGAGTTTATCCTCCATGCAGAGGCACCCAAGGGGATGAAAGTGCCTAAATACACTAAATTTGGGGGAGAGTCTGGTGAATCGACAATAGAACACGTTTCCAGATACTTAACAGAGTCAGGAGATCTAGCTCATAATGAATGTCTGAGAGTAAAAAACTTCCCTTCCTCTCTaactaaggctgccttcacatggtttacttcgttggccccaagttcaatcgattcgtgggccaaattagaaaagaagttccatgaacagttttacgaaggacactccGAAATTATtttggcagaattgtctagtatcaagagaaggtttgctgagagcATTGATGATTATCTGAATCGTTTTAGGTCCTTAAAGGCTAGGTGTTTCACCCAAGTGCCAGAACATGAACTAGTTCAAATGGCCGCAGGAGGTTTAGAgtattccattaggaagaagatagatccaacttttgtgaaaagtaTGTCACAATTGGCTGATAGAGTCCGACATCTAGAACGGCTAAGGCTAGAAAAAGTTAGGCACAATAagtctaagaaagaaaaggtagCGTTTGTCGAATACGATGCGACAGACCCAATACGTGAGGCTGATTATGCttcatcgaccgaattagaaatCGACGTGGCTGAACTAAATCCAGGGTCCGCCTATGAGTGTCGATCATTGCTGCCT is a window of Lathyrus oleraceus cultivar Zhongwan6 chromosome 6, CAAS_Psat_ZW6_1.0, whole genome shotgun sequence DNA encoding:
- the LOC127094992 gene encoding uncharacterized protein LOC127094992 — its product is MARNGMGATLQRPLYASPLAEFILHAEAPKGMKVPKYTKFGGESELSSIKRRFAESIDDYLNRFRSLKARCFTQVPEHELVQMAAGGLEYSIRKKIDPTFVKSMSQLADRVRHLERLRLEKVRHNKSKKEKVAFVEYDATDPIREADYASSTELEIDVAELNPGSAYECRSLLPAQGKNPVEHNPKFPSKTYTFDVSKCEEIFDLLVKDGQMVKSIQEGRMKFIGRRMKIDVDPLHQEEALFVEPVEINMVEITEYDEANMLEQTGESPDVDITEVYPRADEDLVDFLYRCKNKGSQVCL